A genomic region of Globicephala melas chromosome 9, mGloMel1.2, whole genome shotgun sequence contains the following coding sequences:
- the HILPDA gene encoding LOW QUALITY PROTEIN: hypoxia-inducible lipid droplet-associated protein (The sequence of the model RefSeq protein was modified relative to this genomic sequence to represent the inferred CDS: inserted 1 base in 1 codon), producing the protein MKHMLNLYLLGVVLTLLSIFVRLMESLGVLLESPSPGSSWTTRGQLANTESPTXFPDHPSRGV; encoded by the exons ATGAAGCATATGTTGAACCTCTATCTCCTAGGTGTGGTGCTGACCCTGCTCTCCATCTTCGTTAGACTGATGGAGTCCCTGGGGGTCTTACTGGAGAGCCCATCTCCTGGGAGCTCCTGGACCACCAGAGGTCAACTAGCCAACACAGAGTCCCCAA GCTTTCCAGACCATCCATCCAGAGGGGTGTGA